A window of Mucilaginibacter paludis DSM 18603 contains these coding sequences:
- the nagB gene encoding glucosamine-6-phosphate deaminase, which yields MARLNLLEETRFEKLAVSVYATQAEASVKVAGRIAALIRDKQEKGKKAVLGLATGVTPIGVYNELVRLHKEEGLSFKNVITFNLDEYYPMKPTAAQSYVTFMNENLFNHIDIDRENINIPDGTLKQEDVAAFCLKYEQKITGLGGLDLQILGIGRTGHIGFNEPGSAPNSGTRLVTLDDLTRSDASRDFGGKENVPTKAITMGVGTIFKAREIILMAWSQKKAPIIKKAIEGEISGEVPATYLQLSDHVEFILDEGAASELTRFDTPWLVKDCEWTNELKKKAVIWLANTIKKPILKLTEEDYNTHGMAQLAVEQGPAYNINIDIFNQIQHTITGWPGGKPNADDSQRPERAEPARKRSIIFSPHPDDDVISMGGTFIRLVDQGHDVHVAYQTSGNTAVWDDDVLRYMEFAIDFNHSIGDGNTHLKQIYEDMRKFIDQKQPNQVDTETIRDVKGFIRKTEAISGARYAGLPDDHIHFMALPFYETGKTKKNTAGEEDIRLTVELLQKVKPHQIFAAGDFADPHGTHLVCFNIIVAALRRLRDQGEDWVNHCWLWMYRGAWHEFATHEIEMAVPLSPQEVIRKRNAIFKHQSQKDLPVFPGEDSREFWVRAEDRNRETAKCYDRLGLAEYEAMEAFVKYIF from the coding sequence AGCGGTATTAGGCCTGGCAACTGGCGTAACACCGATAGGCGTGTACAACGAACTGGTACGGCTGCACAAAGAAGAAGGGTTGAGCTTTAAAAACGTAATTACGTTCAACCTGGACGAATACTACCCCATGAAGCCTACGGCTGCGCAAAGTTACGTTACGTTTATGAACGAAAACCTGTTTAACCATATAGACATCGACCGGGAAAATATCAATATCCCTGATGGTACGCTGAAACAGGAAGACGTGGCGGCATTCTGTTTAAAATACGAACAAAAGATCACCGGGCTTGGCGGCCTGGATTTACAAATACTGGGTATTGGCCGTACCGGGCACATCGGTTTTAACGAGCCGGGCTCGGCACCCAACTCGGGCACCCGGCTGGTAACGCTGGACGACCTGACGCGCAGCGATGCCTCGCGCGATTTCGGCGGTAAAGAAAACGTACCAACCAAAGCCATTACCATGGGCGTAGGGACTATCTTTAAAGCAAGAGAAATTATCCTGATGGCCTGGAGCCAGAAAAAGGCCCCGATTATTAAAAAGGCGATAGAGGGCGAAATTTCGGGCGAAGTACCCGCTACCTATCTTCAACTGTCGGACCATGTAGAGTTTATTCTGGACGAGGGCGCAGCCTCCGAGTTAACGCGTTTTGATACACCCTGGCTGGTAAAAGACTGCGAGTGGACGAACGAACTGAAAAAGAAAGCGGTAATCTGGCTGGCCAATACCATTAAAAAGCCTATCCTGAAACTGACGGAAGAAGACTATAATACCCACGGCATGGCGCAACTGGCGGTAGAACAGGGCCCCGCTTATAACATCAATATCGATATTTTTAACCAGATCCAGCATACCATTACCGGCTGGCCTGGAGGTAAACCCAATGCCGACGATAGCCAAAGGCCCGAAAGGGCAGAACCGGCCCGCAAAAGGTCGATCATCTTCTCGCCGCACCCGGATGATGATGTAATCTCGATGGGAGGGACGTTTATCCGTTTAGTAGACCAGGGACACGATGTACACGTAGCCTACCAAACATCGGGCAATACGGCGGTATGGGATGATGACGTGTTAAGATACATGGAATTCGCCATCGACTTTAACCACAGCATCGGCGACGGCAATACGCACCTGAAACAGATCTACGAGGATATGCGCAAGTTTATCGACCAAAAACAACCCAACCAGGTAGATACCGAAACCATCAGGGATGTTAAGGGCTTCATCCGCAAAACGGAAGCAATTTCGGGAGCGCGTTATGCTGGCCTGCCTGATGATCATATCCACTTTATGGCGCTGCCTTTTTACGAAACCGGCAAAACCAAAAAGAATACGGCTGGCGAAGAAGATATCAGGCTGACGGTAGAACTGCTGCAAAAAGTAAAGCCACACCAGATATTTGCCGCCGGCGACTTTGCCGACCCGCATGGCACACACCTGGTGTGCTTCAATATCATTGTGGCCGCTCTGCGCCGTTTGAGAGACCAGGGCGAAGATTGGGTGAACCACTGCTGGCTATGGATGTACCGCGGAGCCTGGCACGAGTTTGCCACCCACGAGATTGAGATGGCGGTGCCCTTATCACCACAGGAAGTGATCCGGAAGCGTAACGCTATCTTCAAACACCAGTCGCAAAAAGACCTTCCGGTATTCCCTGGCGAAGACTCGAGAGAGTTTTGGGTACGGGCGGAAGACCGTAACCGCGAAACCGCCAAATGTTACGACAGGCTCGGCCTGGCCGAATATGAGGCGATGGAAGCTTTTGTAAAGTATATTTTTTGA
- a CDS encoding Lrp/AsnC family transcriptional regulator has product MNLTNAFHGSNGSLDELDFSILMLLQQDGRMSFTVMAEKLGVSISNIRTRVGKLIDDKTIQIVGRVNPEKVGFHAYAHIKISIRPANLIEHVAAKLMEFPEVSFLASTSGDFDLEVDVMCRDNSHLVQVVNERIAPIEGVYQTKTDMYFKVLKLAQPDLSGLR; this is encoded by the coding sequence ATGAATTTAACAAACGCTTTTCACGGTAGTAATGGTTCCCTTGACGAATTGGATTTTTCCATCTTGATGTTGTTGCAACAGGATGGCAGAATGTCATTTACTGTTATGGCCGAAAAATTGGGCGTGTCTATCAGCAATATCCGCACCAGGGTAGGTAAATTGATAGATGATAAAACTATCCAGATTGTAGGTAGGGTTAACCCCGAAAAGGTGGGTTTCCATGCTTATGCCCACATAAAAATTTCTATCCGCCCCGCTAACTTAATTGAACATGTGGCCGCTAAACTGATGGAATTTCCGGAGGTGAGCTTCCTGGCCAGCACTTCGGGCGACTTTGACCTTGAAGTAGATGTAATGTGCCGCGATAACAGCCATCTGGTACAAGTTGTGAACGAACGCATCGCTCCCATTGAAGGTGTTTACCAAACAAAAACAGATATGTACTTTAAAGTACTCAAATTAGCCCAGCCCGATTTAAGCGGATTGAGGTAG